GGTCGTCGCCGAAGTCGGGCAGCGGGGGCTCGGCGTCGAACGGCGGCTCGTCGAAGGGCGGCGCCTCCCGGTCGTCGGGCTCCCATGTGTTGCTCATCCCTCGATCGTAACGACCGCCGCCGACCGCGAGTCCCGCGAGGCGAATCTGTGGAGAACTCACCCCGGCAGCGCGCCCGTGGAGGACGAACCTGCCCGCAGAAGCGCCCTCCGCTACGATCGGCCCATGCGGACGCACCCCCGACACGGCACCGCGTCCCTCCCCCACCCGGCGACGGCGGCCTGATGCCGGCCGCGATCCTCGGCCTGCTCAGCGCTCTCGTCTACGGTTCGGCCGACTTCGTCGGCGGCGTCGCCGCGCGCGCGATCGGCCCGCTGCGCACCACCGCCCTCGGCGCGGTCGGCGGCCTCGCGCTCCTCCTCGCCGCCCTGCCGTTCGTCGGCGGCGTCTGGTCGGCCGCCGCCCTCGGCTGGGGCGCGGCCTCCGGCGTCGTCGGCGCCGCCGCGGTCGCCCTGCTCTACGCGTGCCTGGCGATCGGGCCGATGAGCATCCTGTCGCCGCTGACCGCGCTGGTGTCCGCGGTCGTGCCGATGGTGTGGGGCCTCGCCGGCGGCGACCGGTTCGCCCCGATCGGCTACGTCGCGCTCGGCCTCGCTCTGGTCGCGGTCGTGCTGGTCGGCTTCGTCCCGGAGCGCGGCGCCGTGCGTCCGAGCGGCCGCGCGCTCGGGATGGCCCTCGCCGCAGGCGCGCTGATCGGCGT
This genomic stretch from Leifsonia sp. EB41 harbors:
- a CDS encoding EamA family transporter; this encodes MPAAILGLLSALVYGSADFVGGVAARAIGPLRTTALGAVGGLALLLAALPFVGGVWSAAALGWGAASGVVGAAAVALLYACLAIGPMSILSPLTALVSAVVPMVWGLAGGDRFAPIGYVALGLALVAVVLVGFVPERGAVRPSGRALGMALAAGALIGVFLIMLNQTPADSGLVPLVANRTVNAAIMWTIVGILAVRGATRRLTRRGVLLALGSGLLDASANVLILLGLRAGDLTTMSVLVALYPAGTIVLAALVLRERIAPVQWVGLVLAVTAAGMLAVA